A stretch of Bradyrhizobium sp. AZCC 2262 DNA encodes these proteins:
- a CDS encoding efflux RND transporter permease subunit, producing the protein MNISAPFIYRPIATALLMVALLVGGLVAYPLLPVAALPNVNYPTLTVTAQLPGADPQTMASTVASPLELQFGEIPGLTQMTSASALGYTQITLQFELNRQIDGAVSDTLSAINAANAYLPAGLPYPPLIRKVNPADTPILVLGITSDSLPLTVVDAYAQNILLQKISQVSGVGLVGIGGTQQPTVRVQVDPEALAARGINLEDVRTVLGQANVDLPKGTLNSPRQTFTLNTNDQLFKPDQYADLVIAYRNGSPVRVRDIGRAISAGENELIAGWYNNRRAIILAIQRQPGANVIETVSRVKAMMPVLEASIPAAVKINVISDRTQTIRAAVADVQFTLLLTVALVVMVIFIFLRNLWATIIPAVTVPLSLIGTFAVLYEMGYSLDNLSLMALSIAVGFVVDDAVVEIENITRHIEDGMSPYDAALRGSGEIGFTVMAITFSLIAVFIPLFLMSGYVGLLFREFAITVSVALVLSLIISRTLTPMMCAYLLKPESEQHGWLYRMSERGFDGLLYAYEAGLKIVLRHRFTTLMVMLGTVALTGYLYVVIPKGFFPQQDTGLIIGQSEAAQDISFQAMKERQQAMLDAITRDPAVATIGSAVGAGGGSYTLNDGRVFIQLKPANQREPIEKVMARLRTNLAKIQGITLYMQAAQDITVGARLNKTQFQYTLNDADPGELSHWAALFLDKFKSVPGITDVATDQLNSGPLLDITIKREVASSYGILPYTIDNTLDDAFGQRIVSTMYTTLQQYHVILEVNPKFQYGPEALNGIYVKSSSGQQVPLSTLVDSVVKVAPLVINHTGQFPSVTISFNLAPGTAIGQAVSAIQAVEKELHPPLSLQTSFQGNAQAFGASLSSTPILILASLFVIYIILGVLYESVIHPITIISTLPSAGVGALLLLMAAHYDLSVIAIVGIILLIGIVKKNGIMLVDFALQAEQNEGLTTEESIYQACIKRFRPILMTTMAALLGAVPMMVGTGVGSEIRQPLGYAIVGGLALSQILTLYTTPVVYIYLDRLQTKLFGEKKKQTASDEAKLTPAE; encoded by the coding sequence ATGAACATTTCCGCACCCTTTATCTATCGGCCGATCGCGACCGCGCTGCTGATGGTCGCGTTGTTGGTGGGCGGTCTGGTCGCCTATCCGCTGTTGCCGGTAGCGGCACTGCCGAACGTCAACTACCCGACGCTCACCGTCACCGCGCAGCTCCCGGGCGCCGATCCGCAGACCATGGCCTCCACGGTCGCTTCGCCACTCGAACTGCAATTCGGGGAGATCCCGGGTCTCACCCAGATGACGTCCGCCAGCGCGCTCGGCTACACCCAGATCACCCTGCAGTTCGAGTTGAACCGCCAGATCGACGGCGCAGTCAGCGACACGCTGTCGGCCATCAACGCCGCGAACGCCTATTTGCCGGCCGGCTTGCCCTATCCGCCACTGATCCGCAAAGTTAACCCGGCAGACACACCGATTTTAGTTCTGGGCATCACCTCGGACAGCTTGCCGCTGACCGTTGTCGACGCCTATGCGCAAAATATTCTGCTGCAAAAGATCTCGCAGGTATCCGGCGTCGGCCTCGTCGGCATCGGAGGTACACAGCAGCCGACCGTCCGCGTCCAGGTCGACCCTGAGGCACTGGCAGCTCGCGGCATCAACCTCGAGGACGTGCGAACGGTGCTTGGGCAAGCGAACGTCGACCTCCCTAAGGGTACGCTCAACAGCCCGCGCCAGACCTTCACGCTAAACACCAATGATCAGCTGTTCAAACCCGATCAATACGCTGACCTCGTCATCGCCTATCGCAATGGATCGCCGGTCCGCGTCCGCGACATCGGTCGCGCCATCAGCGCGGGAGAGAATGAGCTGATCGCCGGCTGGTACAACAACAGGCGGGCGATCATTCTGGCGATCCAGCGTCAGCCCGGCGCCAACGTCATCGAAACGGTGAGCCGGGTCAAGGCGATGATGCCTGTGCTTGAGGCCTCGATCCCGGCCGCCGTCAAGATAAATGTCATTTCCGATCGGACCCAGACCATCCGCGCAGCGGTCGCCGACGTGCAGTTTACCCTGCTGCTGACCGTTGCACTCGTCGTCATGGTCATCTTCATATTCCTGCGCAATCTCTGGGCGACCATTATCCCGGCCGTCACCGTGCCGTTGTCGTTGATCGGCACTTTCGCGGTCCTCTACGAAATGGGCTATAGCCTGGACAACCTTTCGCTCATGGCCTTGTCCATCGCAGTCGGATTCGTGGTCGACGACGCCGTCGTCGAGATCGAGAACATCACGCGACATATAGAGGACGGCATGTCGCCGTATGACGCGGCGCTCAGGGGGTCAGGCGAGATCGGATTCACCGTCATGGCGATCACGTTCTCGCTGATTGCCGTGTTTATTCCATTGTTCCTGATGAGCGGCTATGTCGGCTTGCTGTTCCGCGAGTTCGCGATAACAGTGAGCGTCGCGCTCGTTCTGTCGCTGATCATCTCGCGAACGCTCACGCCGATGATGTGCGCATACCTGCTCAAGCCGGAGAGCGAGCAACACGGGTGGCTCTACCGGATGTCCGAGCGTGGCTTCGATGGCCTGCTCTACGCGTATGAGGCCGGCCTCAAGATCGTGCTGCGCCACCGCTTCACCACGCTGATGGTGATGCTGGGAACGGTTGCGTTGACCGGTTACCTCTACGTTGTCATTCCAAAGGGTTTCTTCCCCCAGCAGGATACCGGATTGATCATCGGCCAGTCCGAGGCGGCGCAGGATATTTCTTTCCAGGCGATGAAAGAGCGCCAGCAAGCCATGCTCGACGCCATTACGAGGGATCCGGCCGTGGCGACAATCGGCTCGGCCGTCGGTGCCGGCGGCGGCAGCTACACACTTAACGATGGCCGTGTCTTCATTCAGCTCAAGCCCGCCAACCAGCGTGAACCGATCGAGAAGGTGATGGCCAGGCTGCGCACCAATCTGGCCAAGATCCAGGGCATCACGCTCTACATGCAGGCGGCCCAGGACATCACGGTCGGGGCGCGCCTGAACAAGACCCAGTTCCAGTACACGCTGAACGACGCCGACCCCGGCGAGCTCAGCCATTGGGCGGCGCTGTTCCTCGACAAGTTCAAGTCGGTTCCCGGCATCACCGACGTGGCCACCGACCAGCTCAACTCCGGGCCACTGCTCGACATCACGATCAAACGCGAAGTCGCCTCAAGCTATGGCATCCTGCCGTACACGATCGACAACACGCTTGACGACGCCTTTGGCCAGCGCATCGTCTCGACCATGTACACCACGCTGCAGCAATACCACGTCATTCTGGAGGTGAATCCGAAATTCCAGTACGGACCCGAAGCGCTCAACGGCATCTACGTCAAATCATCGAGTGGGCAGCAGGTGCCCCTGTCAACGCTGGTCGACTCGGTTGTGAAAGTCGCGCCACTCGTGATCAACCACACGGGCCAGTTCCCGTCGGTGACGATCTCGTTCAATCTCGCGCCGGGCACCGCGATCGGTCAGGCGGTCAGCGCCATTCAGGCGGTCGAAAAGGAGCTGCATCCTCCCCTCTCGTTGCAAACCAGCTTCCAAGGCAACGCGCAGGCATTCGGAGCGTCCTTGTCGAGCACGCCGATCCTCATCCTAGCCTCGCTCTTCGTGATCTATATCATTCTCGGCGTGCTGTACGAAAGCGTGATCCACCCGATCACCATCATCTCTACCCTGCCTTCGGCCGGCGTGGGCGCGCTGCTATTGCTGATGGCGGCCCACTATGATCTGAGCGTGATTGCAATCGTCGGCATCATACTGCTCATCGGCATCGTCAAGAAAAACGGCATCATGCTGGTGGACTTCGCCTTGCAGGCGGAGCAGAACGAGGGCCTAACGACTGAGGAGTCGATCTATCAGGCCTGCATTAAGCGCTTTCGCCCCATTCTGATGACGACGATGGCGGCACTGCTTGGCGCCGTGCCGATGATGGTGGGGACGGGAGTCGGCTCGGAGATTCGTCAGCCGCTCGGCTACGCCATCGTCGGCGGTTTGGCCCTGTCGCAAATTCTCACTCTCTATACAACACCGGTCGTCTATATCTACCTGGACCGGCTGCAGACGAAGCTGTTCGGCGAAAAGAAAAAGCAGACAGCCTCCGATGAAGCGAAGCTGACGCCAGCCGAATGA